The sequence TACAATCGAACCTCCGCTTCCCGCTGACCAACACCAACGGTGCCGATCAAACGATCACCTTCGAGTGCCCGTCGGAACTGTCCGCCCGCCCCGGCACCACCTTGCCGCTGAAGGCCGCCAGCAGCGCGAACCAGCCGGTGCACTTCTACGTCCGGGAGGGTCCCGCCTACCTCGATGGCGACACCCTCTGCGTCACGCCCATCCCGCCGCGCGCGAAACTGCCCGTGAAGATCACCGTCGTTGCATGGCAGTGGGGGCGCTCCATCGACCCGAAGGTGAAAACCGCCACGCCCATCGAACGCACCATCCTCCTCCGGAAATGAAACGCCTCGCCCTCATCGATGACGTCTGGCACCCCGGCGAGATCCCGCGCGCCGGGCTTTCGAAACTCGCCGACTTCGATTGGTTCGAGGACGGCAAGGACTGGACGCCGGAACTCCTCGGGGACTACCCCGTGGTAGTCCTCGTGAAGGCGAACCAGATCGGGCCGGAGGACAAGACCCCGTGGGCCGATGAAGCCGCGGGCGATGCCTTCACCGACCACGTCCGGCGGGGCGGGGGACTCCTTGTGGTCCACTCCGGCACCTCCGGCTATGACGACGTGAAATCGCTGCGCGCCCTCATCGGCGGCGTTTTCGCCCACCACCCGCCGCAGTGCCCGGTCACCGTCGAGCCGCGCCTCGGCCACCCGATCTGCGAGGGCGTCCCGCCGTTCACCGGCGTCGATGAGCACTATTTCATGCACTTCGATGCCACCGATGCGGATGTTTTCCTCCAATCCCGCTCGGAGGCCGGTGTTCAGCCCGCCGGGTGGACCCGCCGCGAGGGCGCGGGGCGCGTCTGCGTCATCACCCCCGGCCACACCGCCGCGGTCTGGCAACACCCCTCGTTCCTGCAATTGCTCGCCAATGCCCTCGCCTGGATCACGCCAAAAACCCCGTAGTTACCAAGTTTAGCACGCTCGCGCTCGTTGCAGCGCGCTTCCCATGGAAGATGGAATCCTATCTTCCGATTTCTCCCTTTCCCGCTTTGCCATGGATGTTGAACCCCGCCCCGAAAACCCGATGACCCGCCTCTCCTTGTTCCAGAAATCGAAAGCCCTGCCCGCGCTCCTCGCGCTGCTGGCCATGGCTCCGCGGGCCTTCGCGGCGGATGCTCCCGTCTCCTCGGGCGGGATCTCGACCTACGATTACTTCATCATCGCGGTCTATCTCGTGTTCATCGTCATCACCGGCCTGGTGTTCCGCCGCATGAGCAAGAACACCTCGGACTACTTCCGCGCGGGCGGCTCGATGCCGTGGTGGATCACCGGCACCTCGAGCTGGATCGCCAGCTTCAGCGCGTGGACCTTCACCGGGGCCGCGGGCATGATCTACGAGACCGGCACGCTGGTGCTCGTTCTATATTATAGCGCCGCCATCGCCCTCGCGCTGGTGCTGTGGAAAACCTGCGTGCTGTTCCGCCGCATGCGCGTGGTCACCTGGATGGAGGCCGTGCGGCTGCGCTTCGGAAAGGGCTCCGAGCAGTTCTACACCTGGGTGAAGGTCCCGCTGCTGCTCTTCCTCAGTGGCATCAGCCTGAATGCGATCGGCGTCTTCATGTCCTCCGTCTTCCACGTCGACATGAACCTCACCCTCGTGGTGCTCGGCGTGATCGTCACCATCGTCGCCTTCGCCGGTGGCGCGTGGGCCATCCTTGCCAGTGACTTCGTCCAGATGTTCCTGGTGGTCACCATTACCGTCACCGCCGCCGCCCTCACGCTGAACCTCCCGGAAATCGGCGGACTTTCGAACCTCCTTCAGAAGGTCGAGGTCCCGATCTCGCCGTCCAACTGGGGTTCCATCGCCCAGCCCTTCACCATCATCATGTGGGTGATCGCCATCTCGTGGATGCAGTTCAGCACCATGAACAACATGGAGAACTCCGTGATGTATCTGATGACCAAGAGCGACCGCGATGCGCGCCGGATGGTGCTCATCCCGCTGATCGGATCGATCCTCGGTCCGCTCATCTGGGTGATCCCGCCGCTCGCCGCCACCCTCCTGCACCCGAACCTCGCCGCCGAGTTCCCGGCGCTGAAGCACCCGAACGAAGCGTCCTTCGTGGCGATGTGCATGCACGTGATGCCCAAGGGTCTGCTCGGCCTGCTGATCTGTGCCATGCTCGGTGCCACCCTCACCAGCATGGACGCCGGTCTGAACAAGGGCGTCGGCGTCTTCATCCGCAGCTTTTACCTGCCAGTCCTCAATCCGCAGTGCCCGGAGAAGAAGCTGCTCGTGCTCAGCAAGGTCTGCACGCTGGTCTTCGGTGTCCTGATCATCGGCTTCGCCCTGCTCGTGAATGCCTTCCGCAGCGGCGACCTCTTCACCTTCGTCAACCAAGTGGCGGGCAGCCTCACCATTCCGCTGGCCTTGCCGCTGGCGCTCGGCCTGTTCTTCCGCCGCACCCCGGCCTGGTCCGCGTGGAGCACCGGCCTCGTCGGCTTCATCGTTTCGCTGGTGGTGAACTTCGGTCTAAGCCAGCACCTCGACAAGTTCTTCGGCCCGCTCACCCCGCGCGAGCACGGTCATGTCCTGCTCGGCGTCACCACCGCCAGTACCGCCATCCTCGGTACCATCTGGTTCTTCTTCACCGCCCTCTTCTACGAGCGCCAGCCGCAGGAGGACAAGGACCGCGCCGAGGAGTTCTTCCAGCGTCT comes from Luteolibacter sp. LG18 and encodes:
- a CDS encoding ThuA domain-containing protein, with translation MKRLALIDDVWHPGEIPRAGLSKLADFDWFEDGKDWTPELLGDYPVVVLVKANQIGPEDKTPWADEAAGDAFTDHVRRGGGLLVVHSGTSGYDDVKSLRALIGGVFAHHPPQCPVTVEPRLGHPICEGVPPFTGVDEHYFMHFDATDADVFLQSRSEAGVQPAGWTRREGAGRVCVITPGHTAAVWQHPSFLQLLANALAWITPKTP